A section of the Sphingomonas ginsenosidivorax genome encodes:
- a CDS encoding TniB family NTP-binding protein, with amino-acid sequence MNAPLRRLTPKIHAIIGASPEVRLEALKAQPFVAYGTAKRISDRLEELLISKRSHRPASILISGPTNNGKTMLVNRFIGLHPPDDDPSAEAITAKVLYVQMPPTPDPRQFYTSILDRLNAPVRRTAILSQLQSQALRLVEAVGLKVLVIDELHNIHSGRVEQQRAFLNVLRYVSNEKQIHLVGCGLITAVRALQSDEQLANRFEHWPLPKWTSENGTRALLNTLESTLPLQHASELSQPDIMSRVLALSGGTIGEIVRLVNAAAAEAIQNGAERIDASVIDGLRWIPPGDRRRAAELSLGYRD; translated from the coding sequence GTGAACGCTCCTCTGCGCCGCCTCACACCAAAAATTCACGCTATAATTGGGGCATCTCCGGAAGTCAGGCTGGAAGCGCTGAAGGCTCAACCCTTCGTCGCCTATGGCACCGCCAAACGCATTTCAGATCGGTTAGAAGAATTATTAATAAGCAAAAGGTCGCACCGTCCCGCGAGTATTCTTATCTCGGGACCCACTAACAACGGCAAGACAATGCTCGTTAATCGTTTTATCGGGCTACATCCCCCCGACGACGACCCCTCTGCCGAGGCCATCACCGCAAAAGTATTATATGTTCAAATGCCGCCGACACCTGATCCTCGACAGTTCTACACCTCTATCCTAGATCGTCTAAACGCACCAGTCCGTAGAACGGCTATTTTGAGCCAACTACAGAGCCAAGCACTACGTTTAGTTGAAGCGGTAGGTTTAAAGGTCCTAGTTATTGATGAATTACATAATATCCATTCCGGTCGAGTTGAACAGCAACGCGCATTCTTAAATGTACTTCGTTACGTCTCGAATGAAAAGCAAATACACCTCGTTGGCTGCGGCCTCATAACTGCGGTTCGCGCACTGCAATCAGACGAGCAGCTTGCAAACCGTTTTGAGCATTGGCCGCTTCCTAAATGGACCTCAGAGAACGGAACTCGAGCTCTACTGAACACTTTAGAGTCGACTTTACCGCTACAACACGCGTCTGAACTGTCACAACCCGATATTATGAGCCGGGTGCTTGCCTTGTCTGGAGGAACGATAGGGGAGATTGTCCGCCTGGTTAATGCAGCGGCTGCAGAAGCGATACAGAACGGAGCCGAGCGGATCGATGCCTCCGTTATCGACGGATTGCGCTGGATTCCGCCAGGGGATCGCCGACGGGCGGCCGAGCTTTCGTTGGGGTATCGAGATTAA
- a CDS encoding TniQ family protein, protein MKPLLPWRPKPQVDELLSSWLLRVAHGNSPKLQTFSHLIWPGRQLWNRDLDAMAPRDVVNDLARLTGTGENEAWATTLYSLEGILYERIRITNASRWILPLGIYHRTRRRGGQQWCAICLSTDRQAYYRKNWRLAIVSTCSKHGIVLADRCIDCGSPAVPHQGLDPCCHVCGSDRRSYPHVIADSKALQLEHNFREILAGRAHPPEAFSNIYPLAFFNLVRQILSIVTANPRAQRLRETVCRHNGGDPSEPIFEGIISAPEFLSSSERHRMMAIVAQLLDGWPYKFVALCAEAGMWRSWALRGDRSSIPFEYTTVVDRYLHGT, encoded by the coding sequence TTGAAACCGCTTTTGCCATGGCGGCCCAAACCACAAGTCGACGAATTATTATCGTCATGGCTGTTACGTGTTGCCCACGGTAACTCTCCAAAATTGCAGACTTTTTCTCACTTGATTTGGCCAGGAAGACAGCTTTGGAACCGAGATCTCGATGCAATGGCACCGCGCGATGTCGTAAATGACTTAGCCAGACTAACTGGAACAGGCGAAAATGAAGCCTGGGCTACGACCCTCTATTCACTAGAGGGCATCTTATATGAACGCATTCGAATAACTAATGCTTCTCGTTGGATTTTGCCTCTCGGAATTTATCACCGAACTCGGCGCCGAGGAGGTCAGCAATGGTGCGCAATTTGCCTCAGCACTGATAGACAGGCGTATTACCGGAAAAATTGGCGCCTCGCCATAGTAAGCACGTGTTCAAAACATGGAATTGTGCTTGCCGACCGCTGCATAGACTGCGGTTCTCCTGCAGTGCCTCACCAAGGACTTGATCCGTGTTGCCACGTTTGCGGAAGTGATCGACGCTCTTACCCTCACGTGATCGCGGACTCAAAAGCGCTTCAACTCGAACATAACTTTCGTGAAATTCTTGCCGGTCGCGCCCACCCGCCCGAAGCATTCAGTAATATCTACCCACTTGCCTTCTTCAACCTAGTTCGACAGATCCTCTCGATTGTGACTGCCAACCCTCGAGCTCAGCGGTTGAGAGAAACCGTATGCAGACACAATGGCGGGGATCCCAGTGAGCCAATTTTTGAAGGTATTATCTCGGCTCCGGAGTTTTTGTCGAGTAGCGAAAGGCATAGGATGATGGCAATTGTTGCGCAGTTACTGGATGGTTGGCCGTACAAGTTCGTCGCACTCTGCGCGGAAGCAGGCATGTGGCGTTCCTGGGCCCTTCGAGGAGATCGGAGTTCAATCCCGTTTGAGTATACAACGGTGGTGGACAGATATCTACACGGAACCTGA
- a CDS encoding Mu transposase C-terminal domain-containing protein → MFRNMPIHAADSEDLGAILASNSGVDGAELTDTEIATAVIRRGIIEPLVARDRCSVADVSDAAKQIGCSTRTVWTIIKRYRSTRRLRDLLPPKRRGTRGRSFLDPKVEAIIVRVFETHHLSRMRPTIVQTVREIRRICTLEGLKLPSTDSIRRRLARIPEIEIVAAREGRKKAGERFRPVSGATPVTNAPLQRVQIDHTKVDLIVVDEKNRLPLQRPFITIALDEFSRSVLGFHLSLEAPSATSVGLCLVHSILPKDDWSGKIGLQFPWPMYGRPDEIYVDNGSDFHSEAVQRGCDAWGMQINFRPGGMPHFGGIIERMMRTAMSSVKTLPGATGSSIIERGDRDPDRDAAMTLPELELMFATFFAGQYHCTPHKHHGLTPNTKWMQGIFGDKSERGRGVPTEIQDPQRLLIDFLPMERRRLTQRGIRWGGVHYMDDILRRYLMDGKHRDFLVRRDPRDVSAIWLLAPDENRYYRIGTKEISRPSLSLWELEAGRRAIRAEGRADYDETALFAAVEAQRQIANTAAGNKSQARRSRLAVERRARNDAGNSNAPSDTMLPQSPLPQAPWRYTEAAAPDEDDVFEILE, encoded by the coding sequence ATGTTCCGCAACATGCCAATCCATGCCGCCGATTCCGAAGATCTAGGTGCTATCTTAGCCTCAAACTCTGGGGTGGACGGCGCAGAGTTAACCGATACCGAGATCGCAACTGCGGTGATTCGCAGGGGCATCATCGAGCCGCTTGTAGCACGTGACCGATGCTCGGTCGCGGACGTCAGCGACGCGGCTAAGCAGATCGGTTGCTCTACAAGGACTGTCTGGACCATCATAAAGCGGTATCGCAGCACCCGACGGCTTCGCGACCTTTTGCCTCCAAAGAGACGAGGCACCCGCGGACGAAGTTTTCTCGATCCGAAGGTCGAAGCGATCATCGTTCGGGTGTTTGAGACACATCATCTCAGCCGTATGCGGCCGACCATTGTTCAAACTGTGCGCGAAATTCGACGTATTTGTACGTTGGAAGGTTTAAAGCTTCCAAGCACCGACTCAATTCGCCGACGGCTTGCCCGCATTCCAGAAATTGAAATAGTCGCAGCACGAGAGGGCAGAAAGAAGGCTGGCGAGCGGTTCCGTCCGGTGTCGGGCGCAACACCTGTCACAAACGCTCCGCTTCAACGGGTTCAAATTGATCACACGAAGGTTGATCTCATTGTCGTCGACGAAAAGAACAGACTCCCTCTTCAAAGACCGTTCATCACGATCGCCCTCGACGAGTTTTCTAGATCCGTCCTAGGATTCCACCTATCGCTTGAAGCCCCTTCGGCAACGTCCGTCGGATTGTGTCTAGTCCATTCCATCCTACCCAAGGACGATTGGTCAGGTAAGATTGGTTTGCAGTTTCCATGGCCAATGTACGGTAGGCCAGACGAAATTTATGTCGATAACGGTTCCGACTTTCACTCAGAAGCTGTTCAGCGCGGATGCGACGCCTGGGGCATGCAAATCAATTTCAGGCCTGGAGGCATGCCACACTTTGGGGGTATTATTGAGAGAATGATGAGGACAGCGATGTCGTCAGTTAAGACGTTGCCTGGGGCAACCGGTTCATCGATCATCGAGCGAGGAGACAGGGATCCAGATCGAGATGCAGCGATGACGCTCCCCGAGCTGGAGTTAATGTTCGCTACCTTTTTTGCGGGCCAATATCATTGCACGCCTCACAAGCACCATGGCCTGACTCCGAATACCAAGTGGATGCAGGGTATATTCGGTGACAAGAGTGAGCGCGGACGGGGTGTCCCGACAGAAATTCAGGACCCCCAACGATTACTCATCGATTTTTTGCCAATGGAACGCCGAAGGCTTACGCAAAGAGGTATTCGGTGGGGCGGCGTCCATTATATGGACGATATTTTGCGCCGCTACCTAATGGATGGAAAACACCGGGATTTTTTGGTCAGGCGTGACCCGCGCGACGTTTCAGCGATCTGGTTGTTAGCCCCAGACGAGAACCGTTATTACCGCATCGGAACGAAAGAAATCTCGCGGCCTTCATTGTCATTGTGGGAACTTGAGGCCGGCCGCAGAGCAATACGGGCGGAGGGACGAGCGGACTATGACGAAACGGCATTGTTCGCAGCAGTAGAAGCCCAGCGCCAGATCGCGAACACAGCGGCAGGCAATAAATCACAAGCGCGACGTTCTCGACTTGCCGTAGAACGGAGAGCGCGGAACGATGCGGGCAACTCGAACGCTCCCAGTGACACGATGCTCCCCCAGTCGCCTCTTCCACAGGCTCCTTGGAGATATACGGAAGCTGCAGCGCCAGACGAAGATGACGTTTTCGAGATACTCGAGTGA